The Sphingorhabdus sp. Alg231-15 genome has a segment encoding these proteins:
- a CDS encoding aldehyde dehydrogenase family protein yields MTKLKDVYPLYLNNVAAQPNTDLEVTDKFTNEVAFRTALATPDVIEEAIAGAVEAAEPMARMASYERQNVLQHCVDRFKERFDELAYSLCVEAGKPIKDAEGEVGRLIDTFRIAAEEATRNYGEVQPLDISERAKGYQGMWKRVPIGPCSFISPFNFPLNLAAHKIAPAIAVGCPFVMKPASKTPLGAIIMGEVLAETNLPKGAFSILPASRDGADLFTVDERLKLLSFTGSPGVGWDLKAKAGKKPVILELGGNAAVIVDHDADLEDALERIIFGAFYQSGQSCIGVQRIIIHESVYDTFKDMLVAKTKTLIAGDPKDRDTFIGPMISEGEAKRLHGWIDEAVSGGATLLCGGNRVGNMLEATLLENVDRNAAANREEAFGPLALLSKFSDFNAALDEVNDSKFGLQAGIFTRDLFKTLDAWDRLDVGGVVINDVSSYRVDNMPYGGVKDSGLGREGIRFAMEDMTEIRNLVIRRKV; encoded by the coding sequence ATGACAAAACTCAAAGACGTTTATCCGCTTTACCTCAACAATGTCGCCGCCCAGCCGAATACCGATTTGGAAGTCACCGACAAGTTCACCAACGAAGTGGCTTTCCGGACGGCGCTGGCAACGCCAGATGTAATTGAGGAAGCTATTGCCGGAGCGGTGGAAGCCGCTGAACCCATGGCGCGCATGGCGAGCTATGAGCGGCAAAATGTGCTGCAACATTGTGTGGACCGCTTCAAAGAGCGGTTTGATGAACTTGCCTATTCGCTTTGCGTTGAGGCAGGTAAACCGATCAAGGATGCCGAGGGTGAAGTTGGTCGGTTAATCGACACGTTCCGCATTGCTGCGGAGGAAGCCACTCGAAACTATGGCGAGGTTCAACCCCTCGACATTTCCGAGCGTGCCAAGGGCTATCAGGGCATGTGGAAACGGGTGCCCATTGGTCCCTGTAGTTTTATTTCACCGTTTAATTTTCCCTTGAACCTCGCGGCACACAAGATTGCTCCGGCGATTGCTGTGGGCTGTCCGTTTGTTATGAAGCCAGCGTCCAAGACGCCACTGGGTGCGATTATCATGGGTGAAGTTCTTGCCGAAACCAACCTGCCCAAAGGCGCGTTTTCAATATTGCCAGCCAGCCGCGATGGTGCTGACTTGTTCACCGTCGATGAACGCCTGAAACTGTTGTCCTTCACCGGTTCCCCCGGTGTTGGCTGGGATCTCAAAGCCAAGGCAGGGAAGAAGCCAGTCATTCTTGAACTGGGCGGCAACGCCGCTGTCATCGTCGATCATGATGCCGATCTGGAAGATGCGCTCGAGCGGATTATTTTCGGCGCTTTCTATCAGTCGGGGCAAAGCTGCATTGGCGTGCAACGGATCATAATCCATGAATCTGTTTACGACACTTTCAAGGATATGCTGGTTGCTAAAACCAAGACATTGATAGCCGGTGATCCCAAAGATCGCGATACTTTCATCGGTCCGATGATTTCCGAAGGCGAAGCCAAGCGTTTGCATGGCTGGATCGACGAGGCTGTTTCTGGCGGAGCAACCCTGCTTTGCGGCGGTAATCGGGTCGGTAATATGCTCGAAGCGACTTTGCTGGAAAATGTTGATCGCAATGCTGCAGCCAATCGCGAAGAAGCCTTTGGACCGCTGGCACTGCTTTCGAAATTCAGCGATTTTAACGCTGCGCTCGACGAAGTTAACGATAGTAAATTTGGTCTGCAGGCGGGTATCTTCACCCGTGACCTCTTCAAAACCTTGGATGCATGGGACCGGCTCGATGTTGGCGGCGTCGTGATTAACGACGTATCATCCTATCGCGTTGACAATATGCCTTATGGCGGCGTCAAGGATAGCGGCCTAGGACGGGAAGGTATCAGATTCGCGATGGAGGATATGAC